A portion of the Streptomyces sp. NBC_00376 genome contains these proteins:
- a CDS encoding DEAD/DEAH box helicase — MQRLPAATLPEISALSACSVVFLPGDPSRTGRVAFWHPDGSSPPDGPGSVEELAVVGADARVYAVPARLLPVRDVLPVLTRARASAHASDAAAFWGAAALLALQLAARGLLLPGLSVTDHDAWRAGPLTAEDQSRIRTLAASMPPLAHAVPLDGAAEPVLLPEPERLLRAFLDAVADGLPRTPAAPIAGGGPAFTVDEPQQLPGHRAWVTDVAAGHDAGVRLSLRVEASGLTAPDKEGELSAGPSFRTVLQIHSVSDPTLVADAAEVWAGGAGTAAAFGPRARMDVLPALRRAARAWSPLSPLLSAAVPDSVEPDDDELAELLGPAGRALAATGVQVHWPKELARKLTARAVIGPPDGEEDDEGREGVARTGSEAPPLLSADALLAFDWWFALGDQKLSRAELDRLAEANRPVVRLRDQWVLIDPEEARRARETRDRKVTPIDALGAALTGSTEVDGQRVEVRATGWLERLRRRLADPEAAGQQGEPHPVGPPEALDATLRDYQLRGLNWLHTMTSLGLGGCLADDMGLGKTITLIALHLHRQSIESAAGPTLVVCPTSLMGNWQREIEKFAPGTPVRRFHGGSRSLAELADGEFVLTTYGTMRLDAAKLAGIRWGLVVADEAQHVKNPYSATAKQLRTIGGQARVALTGTPVENNLSELWAILDWTTPGLLGRLGTFRTRYARTAEGGDPAAAERLAALVRPFLLRRRKCDPGIAPELPPKTETDRTVSLTAEQTGLYEAVVRETLEAISGADGFARRGLVVKLLTALKQICNHPAQYLKENEPRIADRSGKVELLDELLDTILAEEASVLVFTQYVQMARLLEQHLAARGVRTQFLHGGTPVAEREAMVNRFQAGEAPVFLLSLKAAGTGLNLTRAGHVVHFDRWWNPAVEAQATDRAYRIGQTQPVQVHRLIAEGTIEDRIAGMLSRKQGLADAVLGSGEAALTELTDAELTDLVELRGGTR, encoded by the coding sequence GTGCAAAGACTCCCTGCGGCAACGCTCCCCGAGATCTCCGCACTCTCCGCCTGCTCCGTGGTCTTCCTGCCCGGAGATCCCTCCCGTACCGGCCGCGTCGCCTTCTGGCACCCGGACGGCAGCAGCCCGCCCGACGGTCCCGGATCCGTGGAGGAACTGGCCGTCGTCGGCGCCGACGCGCGGGTGTACGCCGTACCGGCACGATTGCTCCCGGTCCGCGACGTACTGCCCGTGCTGACGCGTGCGCGGGCCTCGGCGCATGCCTCCGACGCGGCCGCGTTCTGGGGTGCGGCCGCCCTCCTCGCTCTCCAACTCGCCGCCCGGGGCCTGCTGCTGCCTGGTCTCAGCGTCACGGATCACGATGCCTGGCGGGCCGGTCCGCTGACTGCGGAGGACCAGTCACGGATCCGTACCCTCGCCGCCTCGATGCCGCCCCTCGCCCACGCGGTACCGCTCGACGGGGCCGCGGAGCCCGTACTGCTGCCCGAGCCCGAGCGGTTGCTGCGCGCGTTCCTCGACGCGGTGGCGGACGGTCTGCCCCGCACCCCCGCCGCACCGATCGCAGGCGGCGGCCCGGCCTTCACCGTCGATGAACCGCAGCAGCTGCCCGGCCACCGGGCCTGGGTCACCGATGTCGCGGCCGGGCACGACGCGGGCGTCCGGCTCTCGCTCCGGGTGGAGGCGTCCGGGCTCACCGCTCCGGACAAGGAGGGCGAGCTGTCCGCCGGCCCCTCCTTCCGGACTGTCCTGCAGATCCACAGTGTCAGCGATCCGACGCTGGTCGCCGATGCGGCCGAGGTCTGGGCGGGCGGCGCGGGCACCGCGGCAGCTTTCGGACCACGTGCCCGGATGGACGTCCTGCCGGCGCTGCGCCGGGCGGCTCGTGCCTGGTCGCCGCTGTCTCCGCTGCTGTCCGCCGCGGTGCCCGACTCCGTCGAGCCGGACGACGACGAACTCGCCGAACTCCTCGGCCCCGCCGGACGGGCACTGGCCGCGACCGGGGTCCAGGTGCACTGGCCCAAGGAGCTGGCCCGCAAACTCACCGCCCGCGCGGTGATCGGTCCGCCCGACGGCGAGGAGGACGACGAGGGGCGCGAGGGGGTCGCGCGTACCGGCTCCGAGGCACCGCCGCTCCTGTCGGCCGATGCGCTACTGGCGTTCGACTGGTGGTTCGCGCTGGGTGACCAGAAGCTCAGCCGCGCCGAGCTGGACCGCCTGGCCGAGGCCAATCGGCCGGTGGTGCGGCTGCGGGACCAGTGGGTGCTGATCGACCCCGAGGAGGCCCGGCGGGCCCGTGAGACCCGGGACCGCAAGGTCACACCGATCGATGCGCTGGGCGCGGCCCTGACCGGTTCCACCGAGGTCGACGGGCAGCGGGTCGAGGTCCGGGCCACCGGCTGGCTGGAGCGGTTGCGCCGTCGGCTGGCCGACCCGGAGGCGGCCGGGCAGCAGGGCGAGCCGCATCCGGTCGGCCCGCCCGAGGCCCTCGACGCCACCTTGCGCGACTATCAGCTGCGCGGTCTGAACTGGCTGCACACCATGACCTCGCTCGGTCTCGGCGGCTGCCTCGCCGACGACATGGGTCTCGGCAAGACCATCACGCTGATCGCGCTGCATCTGCACCGCCAGAGCATCGAATCGGCCGCCGGGCCGACGCTGGTGGTCTGTCCGACTTCCCTCATGGGGAACTGGCAGCGGGAGATCGAGAAGTTCGCGCCGGGCACGCCGGTACGCCGCTTCCACGGCGGATCGCGCAGCCTCGCCGAACTGGCCGACGGCGAGTTCGTGCTCACCACGTACGGCACCATGCGGCTCGACGCGGCGAAGCTCGCCGGCATCCGGTGGGGTCTGGTGGTCGCCGACGAGGCCCAGCACGTGAAGAACCCGTACTCGGCAACGGCCAAGCAGCTGCGGACGATCGGCGGGCAGGCCAGGGTGGCGCTCACCGGCACTCCGGTGGAGAACAACCTCTCCGAGCTGTGGGCGATCCTCGACTGGACGACGCCCGGTCTGCTGGGACGGCTCGGCACCTTCCGTACCCGCTACGCGCGCACCGCGGAAGGCGGTGATCCGGCGGCCGCCGAGCGGCTCGCCGCGCTGGTGCGGCCGTTCCTGCTGCGACGGCGCAAATGCGATCCGGGTATCGCACCGGAGCTGCCGCCGAAGACCGAGACGGACCGCACGGTGTCTCTGACGGCGGAACAGACCGGTCTGTACGAAGCGGTGGTGCGCGAGACGCTGGAAGCGATCTCCGGCGCCGACGGCTTCGCCCGACGCGGTCTCGTCGTCAAACTGCTGACGGCGCTGAAGCAGATCTGCAACCACCCTGCGCAGTACCTGAAGGAGAACGAGCCCCGGATCGCGGACCGTTCGGGAAAGGTCGAGCTGCTGGACGAACTGCTCGACACGATCCTGGCGGAGGAGGCGAGCGTGCTGGTTTTCACCCAGTACGTGCAGATGGCCCGGCTGCTCGAACAGCACCTGGCGGCACGCGGGGTGCGCACGCAGTTCCTGCACGGCGGGACGCCCGTCGCGGAGCGCGAGGCGATGGTCAACCGCTTCCAGGCGGGCGAAGCCCCAGTGTTCCTGCTGTCGTTGAAGGCGGCCGGTACGGGTCTCAACCTCACCCGGGCCGGTCATGTCGTGCACTTCGACCGCTGGTGGAACCCGGCGGTCGAGGCTCAGGCCACCGACCGCGCGTACCGGATCGGCCAGACCCAGCCGGTGCAGGTGCACAGGCTGATCGCCGAGGGCACCATCGAGGACCGGATCGCCGGCATGCTGTCCCGCAAGCAGGGGCTCGCGGACGCGGTGCTCGGCTCCGGCGAGGCGGCGCTGACCGAACTGACCGATGCGGAACTGACCGATCTGGTGGAGCTGCGAGGGGGCACACGATGA
- a CDS encoding SWIM zinc finger family protein, which yields MSDGHDGYRYDGGAYESASRGDAAPGQERTFAALPPAHGRGFAGSWWGQAWLKALEDTALDGQQLKKGRRFAREGRVGAVSVRPGRITAVVRDGDSSTYRSDVLLQELSEADWERFLEMAVERAGHIAALLDREMPPHLVEDAAAAGVELLPGIGDLDPECTCDAWDHCPHTAALCYQVARLLDQDPFVLLLMRGRGERRLLDELQVRIAARAEGHGASGPADRTEAAAAKADERGVRADEAFAARDILPPLPDPPPLPAEPGSAPSLDTESEPQAGIDPAALEVLATDGAARAHRMLADALSPGHEQQPLPTGLTPHQDAVRLAAETRPEPWIVKRLAAGSGRRGAELDAAVRAWRYGGVAALTVLEEEWTPDPEHLARARARLAEAWEEGERPRLRSAGNRWTAVAGGAQLRYGRDGRWWPYRKEGGRWVPAGPADDDPAAALAGSGTSED from the coding sequence ATGAGCGACGGACACGACGGCTACCGCTACGACGGTGGCGCGTACGAGAGCGCCAGCCGGGGTGACGCCGCTCCGGGTCAGGAACGGACCTTCGCCGCGCTGCCGCCCGCGCACGGCCGCGGCTTCGCCGGGTCCTGGTGGGGCCAGGCGTGGCTGAAGGCCCTGGAGGACACCGCGCTGGACGGCCAGCAGCTGAAGAAGGGGCGCAGGTTCGCCCGCGAGGGCCGGGTCGGTGCGGTCTCCGTGCGGCCCGGCCGGATCACCGCGGTGGTCCGCGACGGGGACTCGTCCACGTACCGCAGCGATGTGCTGCTCCAGGAGTTGAGCGAGGCGGACTGGGAGCGGTTCCTCGAGATGGCCGTCGAGCGGGCCGGGCACATCGCGGCGCTGCTGGACCGGGAGATGCCGCCGCACCTGGTGGAGGACGCGGCGGCGGCCGGGGTGGAGCTGCTGCCCGGGATCGGCGATCTGGACCCGGAGTGCACCTGTGACGCGTGGGACCACTGTCCGCACACGGCTGCGCTGTGCTATCAGGTGGCGCGGCTGCTGGATCAGGACCCGTTCGTTCTGCTGCTGATGCGGGGGCGCGGTGAGCGGCGGCTGCTGGACGAGCTCCAGGTCCGGATAGCGGCCCGCGCCGAGGGGCACGGGGCGTCCGGTCCGGCCGACAGGACGGAGGCTGCTGCGGCGAAGGCCGACGAGCGGGGTGTACGGGCGGACGAGGCGTTCGCCGCACGGGACATCCTGCCCCCGTTGCCCGATCCCCCGCCGCTGCCCGCGGAGCCAGGATCGGCGCCGTCCCTGGACACGGAGTCCGAACCACAGGCCGGTATCGACCCGGCGGCACTGGAGGTGCTGGCGACGGACGGTGCGGCACGCGCCCACCGGATGCTGGCCGACGCGCTCTCGCCCGGCCATGAACAGCAGCCGCTGCCGACCGGGCTGACCCCGCATCAGGATGCCGTGCGACTGGCCGCGGAGACCCGGCCCGAGCCCTGGATCGTGAAGCGGCTGGCGGCCGGTTCGGGGCGGCGCGGGGCGGAGCTCGACGCGGCGGTGCGGGCCTGGCGGTACGGCGGGGTGGCGGCGCTGACCGTGCTCGAAGAGGAGTGGACACCCGATCCGGAGCACCTGGCCAGGGCGCGGGCCCGGCTCGCCGAGGCGTGGGAGGAGGGTGAGCGGCCCCGGCTGCGGTCGGCGGGCAATCGGTGGACCGCGGTGGCCGGTGGCGCGCAGCTCCGGTACGGACGCGACGGGCGCTGGTGGCCGTACCGGAAGGAGGGCGGGCGCTGGGTCCCGGCCGGTCCGGCGGACGACGACCCGGCGGCCGCGCTGGCGGGCTCGGGCACTTCGGAGGACTGA
- a CDS encoding esterase-like activity of phytase family protein encodes MSARVVRRSLAVGLPLALLGTVIATGTAIGAQDRHQRPERTARVTGTAVLGDVPLAGFSNRLLPGTVADDRGVRLGGIGSDIYPAGRRGEFWTVTDRGPNGQIKVDGKKRRTFPVPGFDPAIVKVRVSGKRVEVLQAIPITTRSGAAVTGLPNQPGRDEAPYTYDAKTPLGYDPNGLDTEGIVRATDGSFWLVDEYGPSLVHVSTRGRVLARYVPEGLGLTGADYPVVEALPGVLLHRKINRGFEGLALLPGGDLVLAVQSPLSLPDQDAGEASRNVRLLRFSTKKRAVTAEYAYRFDAVDVVDPGEDDTSELKISSVVALGRHELLVEERTDKAARLHRVTLPHGSGILGSSWDDPTTSPSYEELTEPSASGVPVLRKSLVVDLGKVAGVPGKIEGVAVTGRDTLVLINDNDFGMTDGAEAFDANGRLVDSGIETSVTELKLARPLHG; translated from the coding sequence ATGTCCGCGCGCGTTGTCCGTCGTTCCCTTGCCGTCGGCCTGCCGCTCGCCCTGCTCGGTACGGTGATCGCGACGGGAACGGCAATCGGCGCGCAGGACCGGCACCAGCGTCCGGAGCGCACGGCGCGGGTCACCGGGACCGCCGTGCTCGGCGACGTTCCGCTGGCCGGCTTCAGCAACCGGCTGCTGCCGGGAACGGTCGCGGACGACCGGGGGGTGCGGCTCGGCGGCATCGGCAGCGACATCTATCCGGCGGGCCGCCGGGGCGAGTTCTGGACCGTCACCGACCGCGGGCCCAACGGGCAGATCAAGGTCGACGGGAAGAAGCGGCGCACCTTCCCGGTTCCCGGTTTCGACCCGGCGATCGTCAAGGTGCGGGTCAGCGGGAAGCGCGTCGAGGTCCTCCAGGCCATCCCGATCACCACCCGGTCCGGAGCCGCGGTCACGGGTCTGCCGAACCAGCCGGGCCGTGACGAGGCCCCGTACACCTACGACGCGAAGACGCCGCTCGGGTACGACCCGAACGGCCTGGACACCGAGGGCATCGTCCGTGCCACCGACGGCAGTTTCTGGCTCGTCGACGAGTACGGCCCCTCCCTGGTGCACGTCTCCACGCGCGGCCGGGTGCTCGCCCGCTACGTGCCGGAGGGTCTCGGGCTGACGGGCGCCGACTATCCGGTGGTGGAGGCGCTGCCCGGCGTTCTTCTGCACCGCAAGATCAACCGCGGTTTCGAGGGGCTGGCCCTCCTGCCGGGCGGCGATCTGGTGCTCGCTGTGCAGAGCCCGCTCTCGCTGCCCGACCAGGACGCGGGCGAGGCCTCGCGCAATGTGCGGCTGCTGCGCTTCTCGACGAAGAAGCGCGCGGTCACCGCGGAGTACGCCTACCGGTTCGACGCGGTGGATGTCGTGGATCCGGGCGAGGACGACACCTCGGAGCTGAAGATCTCCTCGGTCGTCGCGCTCGGCCGGCACGAGCTGCTGGTCGAGGAGCGCACGGACAAGGCGGCCCGACTGCACCGGGTGACGCTCCCGCACGGCTCCGGAATCCTGGGATCCTCCTGGGACGACCCGACGACGTCTCCCTCGTACGAGGAACTCACCGAACCCTCGGCATCGGGCGTGCCGGTGCTCCGCAAGAGCCTGGTCGTCGACCTGGGCAAGGTCGCGGGCGTGCCCGGGAAGATCGAAGGAGTTGCGGTGACTGGCCGGGACACGCTCGTACTCATCAACGACAACGACTTCGGGATGACCGACGGCGCCGAGGCGTTCGACGCGAACGGCCGGCTGGTCGACAGCGGCATCGAGACGTCGGTGACTGAGCTGAAGCTCGCCCGCCCGCTGCACGGCTGA
- a CDS encoding APC family permease translates to MSGESDSGLLRDAIGLREVLFQSVTAMAPAAAIAASIPAGAAFAGGSLPLSVLVALVACLLTASCVAELARRLPAAGSVATYSAQGLHPAIGFLVGWGYVFVEALVPALLLLQLGFTTAGTLHQEWSSYPADLWWPWSLLGTVIIALAGYYGVRASARFGTVLGIFEVLVFVAFAVLLIGQAGADNTLSVFGSSHTADGYGGISGIFAGSVYAVLAFAGFEAAAPLAEEARNPRRTMRRAVLGAALSIGLVYVLTTYAMSVYFGPDRFAGFGGSGAASWEGVARASFGLFWVLLFLAVVNSTVANANACANVSTRTAFALGRIGVFPQAFARLHPRFRSPVIGVAVQFVIAVGAALGLGLAYDPVTAFTLLATVIVTVIIGVYIIVNLSCAGYFLRRRRDAFNPVLHLLFPVLGIAAFVPALLTAAGIPAFDFVSELSAPVSYAGPVVGVWMLIGIVVLVVLLRRHPERVAQTGRVHLDDTPAPAAEAGTEAETGAVQP, encoded by the coding sequence ATGTCGGGGGAATCGGACAGCGGACTCCTGCGCGACGCCATCGGGCTGCGCGAGGTCCTGTTCCAGAGCGTCACGGCGATGGCGCCCGCCGCGGCCATCGCCGCGTCGATTCCGGCCGGGGCCGCCTTCGCGGGCGGCAGTCTGCCGCTGTCCGTGCTGGTGGCCCTGGTCGCCTGCCTGCTCACCGCCTCGTGCGTCGCCGAACTGGCCCGCCGGCTGCCGGCCGCCGGTTCCGTCGCCACCTACTCCGCGCAGGGGCTGCACCCGGCCATCGGGTTCCTCGTCGGCTGGGGATATGTCTTCGTCGAAGCACTGGTCCCCGCGCTGCTGCTGCTCCAGCTCGGCTTCACGACGGCGGGGACGCTGCACCAGGAGTGGTCGTCCTACCCGGCGGACCTGTGGTGGCCTTGGTCGCTGCTCGGTACGGTGATCATCGCGCTCGCCGGGTATTACGGCGTACGGGCCTCCGCCCGGTTCGGCACCGTGCTCGGCATCTTCGAGGTGCTCGTCTTCGTCGCCTTCGCCGTGCTGCTCATCGGGCAGGCCGGTGCGGACAACACCCTTTCGGTTTTCGGTAGTTCGCACACCGCCGACGGATACGGCGGCATCAGCGGGATCTTCGCCGGTTCGGTCTACGCCGTGCTCGCCTTCGCGGGCTTCGAGGCGGCGGCGCCGCTCGCCGAGGAGGCCCGGAATCCCCGGCGCACGATGCGGCGTGCGGTGCTCGGTGCGGCGCTCTCCATCGGCCTGGTGTACGTCCTGACCACGTATGCGATGTCGGTGTACTTCGGGCCCGACAGGTTCGCCGGATTCGGCGGATCGGGGGCGGCCTCGTGGGAAGGCGTGGCCCGCGCCTCGTTCGGGCTGTTCTGGGTGCTGCTCTTCCTCGCCGTGGTCAACTCGACCGTGGCCAACGCCAACGCGTGTGCCAACGTGTCGACCCGGACGGCGTTCGCCCTCGGCCGTATCGGCGTGTTCCCGCAGGCGTTCGCGAGGCTCCACCCGCGGTTCCGGTCCCCCGTCATCGGCGTGGCCGTGCAGTTCGTGATCGCGGTCGGCGCGGCGCTCGGACTGGGTCTCGCCTATGACCCGGTGACCGCGTTCACGCTGCTGGCCACCGTGATCGTCACGGTGATCATCGGTGTGTACATCATCGTGAATCTGTCCTGCGCCGGGTACTTCCTGCGACGACGTCGCGACGCCTTCAACCCCGTGCTCCACCTGCTGTTCCCGGTACTGGGCATCGCGGCGTTCGTCCCCGCCCTGCTGACGGCCGCCGGGATCCCGGCGTTCGACTTCGTCTCCGAACTCAGCGCGCCCGTCTCGTACGCCGGTCCGGTCGTCGGTGTCTGGATGCTGATCGGGATCGTTGTCCTCGTGGTGCTGCTGCGCAGGCATCCGGAGCGGGTGGCACAGACCGGACGGGTCCATCTCGACGACACCCCGGCGCCGGCCGCAGAAGCCGGGACGGAAGCAGAGACAGGAGCAGTACAGCCATGA
- a CDS encoding acetamidase/formamidase family protein — protein MNDPRILTVRPKEGEYAWTFGGAAPVARIEPGTFLDVYTEDCFAGRVRSEKDLVSEVCEFPFLNPQTGPFHVVGAEPGDTVAVHFVSVEPARDWAASTTVPLFGALTSTHTTASLQAPLPEVVWMWQLDRARRTCLFSARDSGIQVELPMDPMHGTVGVAPANLEVRSALVPDAHGGNMDTPEMRAGVTCYLGVNVEGALLSLGDGHARQGEGETCGVAVECAMNTVVLVELLKGVTTPWPRIESDTHLMSTGSARPLEDAFRISQLDLVQWLARDYGLSELDAYQLVSQAGEAPLANVCDTNYTCVAKIRKEWLPAGDPHRGLHRHLRETATLLASP, from the coding sequence ATGAACGACCCCCGCATCCTGACCGTCCGCCCCAAAGAGGGCGAGTATGCCTGGACCTTCGGTGGAGCGGCTCCGGTCGCCCGCATCGAGCCGGGGACGTTCCTCGACGTGTACACGGAGGACTGCTTCGCCGGGCGGGTCCGCTCCGAGAAGGATCTGGTCTCCGAGGTCTGCGAGTTCCCCTTTCTGAACCCGCAGACCGGCCCCTTCCATGTGGTGGGCGCGGAGCCCGGCGACACCGTCGCGGTGCACTTCGTCTCCGTCGAACCGGCCAGGGACTGGGCGGCTTCGACAACCGTGCCGCTCTTCGGGGCGCTCACCTCCACCCACACCACCGCGTCCTTGCAGGCGCCGCTGCCCGAGGTGGTGTGGATGTGGCAGCTCGACCGGGCGCGCCGCACCTGTCTGTTCAGCGCCCGGGACAGCGGCATCCAGGTGGAACTGCCGATGGACCCGATGCACGGCACGGTCGGGGTGGCCCCGGCCAACCTGGAGGTACGGTCCGCGCTGGTCCCGGACGCGCACGGCGGGAACATGGACACGCCGGAGATGCGAGCGGGCGTCACCTGCTACCTGGGCGTGAACGTCGAGGGGGCGCTGCTCAGCCTGGGCGACGGCCATGCCCGTCAGGGCGAGGGCGAGACCTGCGGGGTCGCCGTGGAGTGCGCGATGAACACCGTGGTGCTCGTCGAGCTGCTGAAGGGGGTCACGACGCCGTGGCCGCGCATCGAGTCCGACACCCACCTGATGTCGACCGGCTCCGCCCGCCCGCTCGAAGACGCCTTCCGGATCTCCCAGTTGGACCTGGTGCAGTGGCTCGCGCGCGACTACGGCCTGTCGGAGCTCGACGCCTACCAGCTGGTCAGCCAGGCCGGTGAGGCCCCGCTGGCCAATGTGTGCGACACCAACTACACCTGCGTGGCGAAGATCCGCAAGGAATGGCTGCCCGCGGGCGACCCCCACCGCGGTCTCCACCGCCATCTGCGGGAGACCGCGACCCTGCTGGCCAGCCCCTGA
- a CDS encoding N-acetylmuramoyl-L-alanine amidase: MHRRRILQGAAATAAAALIPASTRAMADTTAGDTDYPLAHWTPASTSNYTVSSRPSAYPVQYVIIHVTQETYPDTIGIFQNPAKQVSAHYLVRSADGYVAQCVREKNIAWHAGNWDYNTRSIGIEHEGWVDKPSYFTNAMYEKSALLTASVCDRYNIPKDRAHILAHAQVPGTDHTDPGPNWDWVRYIRLVNLYSAG; the protein is encoded by the coding sequence ATGCACCGCAGAAGGATCCTCCAGGGTGCCGCCGCGACGGCGGCCGCCGCCCTGATCCCGGCCTCCACCCGCGCCATGGCCGACACGACCGCGGGCGACACGGACTATCCGCTCGCCCACTGGACGCCCGCCTCCACCTCCAACTACACGGTGTCGAGCCGCCCTTCGGCCTATCCGGTCCAGTACGTGATCATCCATGTGACACAGGAGACGTACCCGGACACGATCGGGATCTTCCAGAATCCTGCGAAGCAGGTATCCGCGCACTATCTGGTGCGTTCGGCCGACGGCTATGTCGCCCAGTGCGTCCGGGAGAAGAACATCGCCTGGCATGCGGGCAACTGGGACTACAACACGCGGAGCATCGGGATCGAGCACGAGGGCTGGGTGGACAAGCCCTCGTACTTCACCAACGCCATGTACGAGAAGTCCGCGCTGCTGACAGCCTCGGTGTGCGACCGCTACAACATCCCCAAGGACCGCGCGCACATCCTCGCCCACGCCCAGGTCCCCGGCACCGACCACACCGATCCCGGCCCGAACTGGGACTGGGTGCGGTACATCCGGCTCGTCAATCTGTACTCGGCGGGCTGA
- a CDS encoding GAF domain-containing protein: MTDPWVALAADTDPGARIGQLRRAHEVFTSAGRLERPVRPVVGESWRRSARARVSPDGAAVVELGPDDLGPYRDGHPLARAMPVIRELMGAYATDGEHLLAVCDEHGRLLWVEGPAVTRRAAGRMNFVEGARWSESAAGTNAPGTAIAVDRPVQVFAAEHFLRPVQQWTCAAAPLHDPHTGRVLGAVDITGGNRLAHPHSLAFVQAVARAAESHLALLAPAPAVGTVRLSALGRDEALLVTGGRRIRLGRRHSEILATLARRPEGLGGDELLVELYEDESVTPVTLRAELSRLRRLLGPELLLSRPYRLSAPVDADFDTVARRLASGAVAAALAAYAGPLLPGSRAPSVVRLRRRLDEQLRAALIARGDPALLADWAYSPWGEDDLPVWEALAAAVPAGQRPALLARVRALDAEQR, from the coding sequence GTGACGGATCCCTGGGTGGCGCTGGCAGCCGATACGGACCCGGGTGCGCGGATCGGCCAGCTGCGCCGCGCACACGAAGTGTTCACCTCGGCGGGCCGGCTGGAGCGGCCGGTCCGTCCGGTCGTCGGTGAGTCGTGGCGGCGTTCGGCGCGGGCCAGGGTCAGCCCGGACGGTGCGGCCGTGGTCGAACTGGGCCCCGACGACCTCGGACCGTACCGGGACGGCCATCCGCTGGCCCGGGCCATGCCGGTGATCCGTGAACTGATGGGCGCCTACGCGACGGACGGGGAGCATCTCCTGGCCGTGTGCGACGAGCACGGCAGACTGCTGTGGGTCGAAGGACCTGCGGTGACCCGGCGGGCCGCCGGCCGGATGAACTTCGTGGAGGGTGCCCGCTGGTCCGAGTCGGCGGCCGGGACGAACGCGCCGGGTACTGCCATCGCCGTGGACCGTCCGGTGCAGGTCTTCGCCGCCGAGCACTTCCTGCGGCCGGTCCAGCAGTGGACCTGCGCGGCGGCACCGCTGCACGACCCGCACACCGGACGGGTGCTGGGTGCCGTGGACATCACCGGCGGGAACCGGCTTGCGCATCCGCACAGTCTGGCGTTCGTACAGGCGGTGGCCCGCGCCGCCGAGTCGCACCTCGCGCTGCTTGCCCCCGCACCGGCCGTCGGGACCGTGCGGCTCAGCGCACTCGGCCGGGACGAGGCGCTGCTGGTGACGGGAGGCCGCAGGATCCGGCTCGGCAGACGGCACAGCGAGATCCTGGCTACGCTGGCCCGCCGCCCCGAGGGCCTCGGCGGCGACGAACTGCTCGTCGAGCTGTACGAGGACGAGTCGGTGACCCCGGTGACGCTGCGGGCCGAACTGTCCAGGCTGCGGCGGCTGCTCGGTCCGGAGCTCCTCCTCTCCCGCCCGTACCGGCTCTCGGCCCCGGTCGACGCGGACTTCGACACGGTGGCGCGCCGGCTGGCGTCGGGTGCGGTGGCCGCGGCGCTCGCGGCGTACGCGGGTCCGCTGCTGCCGGGCTCGCGGGCGCCTTCCGTCGTCCGGCTGCGGCGCCGGCTCGATGAGCAGTTGCGGGCGGCGCTCATCGCACGCGGTGACCCCGCGCTGCTGGCCGACTGGGCGTACAGCCCCTGGGGCGAGGACGACCTCCCGGTGTGGGAAGCGCTCGCCGCGGCCGTTCCCGCCGGGCAGCGCCCGGCCCTCCTCGCCAGGGTCCGGGCGCTGGACGCCGAGCAGCGGTAG